Proteins encoded within one genomic window of Bradyrhizobium sp. AZCC 1719:
- a CDS encoding LysM peptidoglycan-binding domain-containing protein has translation MIKTPMNRMVVPLIGLVVATGIATLVAIQYIWREPIADKTASVAPKPATDERLKGPTLASAQAEANAVAAALAGSTAAPESGDGGPAFDVARVEPTGEAVIAGRAAPGVTVELLRNGELHDRAVADQSGQFVMIPRPLPPGTYDLTLRAKQPDGREIMSKQSVTVALEPNLTERPVVALMTPNKPTVVMSQPAQAKPDTAAVVVEAVEIEAGGKFHVSGRARSGAPVRLYLNDSYIASVTAAADGRFAVTINEGIGPGNYRVRLDEVDSKSGVVRGRAEVPFNAPDPVVTASVPPQTSPSRRPDSAVPSQVADAAAATLPTVADSSTAVVPKVTTTTVSRGDSLWRISQATLGAGTRYATIYKANREQIRNPNLIYPGQTFVIPNREANP, from the coding sequence ATGATCAAGACACCAATGAACCGAATGGTCGTGCCCCTGATAGGGCTTGTTGTGGCCACTGGCATCGCAACGCTGGTCGCCATCCAGTACATCTGGCGCGAGCCGATTGCTGACAAGACCGCAAGCGTCGCGCCAAAGCCGGCCACTGACGAGCGGCTTAAGGGGCCGACGCTCGCAAGCGCGCAGGCGGAGGCAAACGCCGTGGCAGCCGCGCTGGCCGGATCGACCGCCGCGCCCGAGAGCGGCGATGGCGGACCGGCGTTCGACGTCGCGCGCGTCGAGCCGACCGGCGAAGCTGTCATCGCGGGACGCGCGGCGCCGGGCGTCACCGTGGAACTGCTGCGCAATGGCGAACTGCATGATCGCGCGGTCGCAGATCAATCCGGACAATTCGTGATGATCCCGCGCCCGCTACCGCCAGGCACCTACGATCTGACGTTGCGCGCCAAGCAGCCCGACGGCAGAGAGATCATGTCCAAGCAGAGCGTGACGGTGGCGCTTGAGCCGAACCTGACGGAACGGCCGGTCGTGGCCCTGATGACGCCAAACAAGCCTACCGTCGTGATGTCACAGCCGGCCCAGGCGAAGCCGGACACCGCTGCGGTGGTTGTGGAGGCGGTCGAGATCGAGGCCGGCGGCAAATTCCATGTGAGCGGCCGCGCGCGCTCGGGCGCTCCGGTGAGGCTCTATCTCAACGACAGCTATATTGCGTCGGTAACGGCGGCAGCGGACGGACGCTTTGCCGTCACGATCAATGAAGGAATCGGCCCCGGGAACTATCGCGTAAGGCTGGACGAGGTGGATTCGAAGTCCGGCGTGGTGCGTGGACGCGCCGAGGTGCCGTTCAATGCGCCCGACCCGGTGGTTACCGCCTCCGTACCGCCGCAGACCTCACCGTCCAGGCGGCCCGACTCCGCCGTCCCGTCCCAGGTGGCGGATGCTGCGGCTGCCACCCTGCCGACTGTCGCGGACTCCTCCACCGCGGTGGTGCCGAAGGTCACGACCACGACGGTATCGCGCGGCGATAGCCTGTGGCGCATCAGCCAGGCCACCCTCGGCGCGGGCACGCGCTATGCGACGATTTACAAGGCCAACCGAGAGCAAATCCGCAATCCCAACCTCATCTATCCCGGCCAGACCTTTGTCATTCCCAACCGGGAAGCCAATCCTTAA